The following DNA comes from Bradyrhizobium sp. SK17.
GCGCTCAGCATCGGCGCCTCCAGATTGTTGCGCAACCCGATCACGAACCGCTTCGGCGTCTTGGCCGGATCGAACCGGTTGGTGTGGGTCAGCGTGGTCTCGAGGCCGTTGAGCGCCTGGCGTACGGTGGTGATGATCTGGCGTGCCAGCGGGGTCGGCGTCATCACGTGATGGCGGCGCACGAACAGCGGATCGTTGAACATCGCGCGCAGCCGGCTCAGCGCGTGGCTCACCGCGGGTTGGGTCAGATTGAGGCGGAAGCAGGCACGGCTGACGCCGCCCTCGGTATAGATCGCGTCGAACACCACGAACAGGTTCAGGTCGACGTCGCGCACATGCATGGAAATGATCAATCCGTATCCGTCGAATGCATTTGACGAATATGAGTTGGCGCTCTTAAAGTCTCAAGCAAAATAATACCTGGAGGAAACGATGAGCGTGCAATCGCCATCGCGCGGCGTTGCTGTCCCTGCGGCATCATCTCGCTCGGGCGCAATGTTTGCAAAGCCGAGCCAGGAGCAGATCGTGCTCCTGATCACGATCGCGCTTCTGGTCGTGTTCGGCCTGACGTTGAACGGTTTTGCCACCGTCTCCAATCTCTTGAATCTGTTGCGCAGCATTTCCATCCTCGGGGTGCTTGGCCTCGGCATGGGGCTGATCGTGATCAGCCGCGGCATCGACCTCTCCGAGGTCGCGATCATGGCAGGTTCCTGGGCTATCGCGCTGATCTACATGCAGAACGGCATGCCGGTGTTCACCGCGGTGCTGCTGGCGCTGGCGATCGCGGTGCTGATCGGCGTCGTCAACGGCGTGATGGTCGCCTTCGTCGAGGCGCCGGCGCTGTTCGTCACGCTGGCCGCCGGCTTCGTGATCTATGGTCTCGCGTTCTGGATCGCGCCGGCCTGGGTGGTCTATGCGCCCAAGGATGCGCCGGGCCTGATGTATCTCGGCGCCGGACGGCTGTTCGGCATCCCGGTTCCGATCCTGGTGTTCGCGGTCTGCGCGATCGCGATGCATTTGTTCCTGTCGCGCACCTCGATCGGCCGCTTCATCTATGCGCAGGGCGACAATCCGGAGGCCGCGCGATTGACCGGCATTCCATTGCGGCCGCTGATCGTGCTGGAGCACGTGCTGGTTGCAGTGCTCGCCTGGATTGCAGGCCTGGTCTGGGTCGGCACGACGGGCAGCATGCAGATGGCGATCACGCAGGGCACCATGATCTTCGACGTCGTGCTCGTCGTCGTGATCGGCGGCATCAGCCTGATCGGCGGCCGCGGCAGCGTGTTCAGCGTCGTGGTCGGCTGCGTCCTGATCGGCACGCTGCTCAACGCCTTTACCATCATGGACGTCAACAGCGAGGTGCAGAACATCATCAAGGG
Coding sequences within:
- a CDS encoding ABC transporter permease; the protein is MLLITIALLVVFGLTLNGFATVSNLLNLLRSISILGVLGLGMGLIVISRGIDLSEVAIMAGSWAIALIYMQNGMPVFTAVLLALAIAVLIGVVNGVMVAFVEAPALFVTLAAGFVIYGLAFWIAPAWVVYAPKDAPGLMYLGAGRLFGIPVPILVFAVCAIAMHLFLSRTSIGRFIYAQGDNPEAARLTGIPLRPLIVLEHVLVAVLAWIAGLVWVGTTGSMQMAITQGTMIFDVVLVVVIGGISLIGGRGSVFSVVVGCVLIGTLLNAFTIMDVNSEVQNIIKGVVLLAAIVLDNWLHPRDEETARQGD